The Cytophagia bacterium CHB2 genome includes the window AAGCCAAGCTCGCGTTGAAGTCAAAGGACAACAAGACGAAACCAATTCAGGAAAAAAACATGAAAAAAGCTGAAGTGCTGGAATACCAGGACGAGAAACAGGAAAAAGGCAACGGCGCCCCGCAAGATCTGGAAGCGCTGGCAAAAGCCAGCGGTGAAAAGTATACCTCTGATGCCATTACCGTGCTCAAGGGCCTGGAGGCGGTGAGAATGCGGCCCGCGATGTACATCGGCGATACTTCCGTGAAAGGCCTGCACCATCTTGTTTATGAGGTGATCGACAATTCCGTGGATGAAGCACTGGCCGGCTATTGCGACACCATCGATGTTACCATGAACAAGGACGGCAGCGTTACGGTGGAAGATAACGGCCGCGGCATCCCGGTGGATACGCACAAAGACATGAAAAAGTCCGCGCTGGAAGTCGTCATGACTGTGTTGCACGCCGGCGGCAAGTTCGATAAAAAATCTTATAAAGTTTCCGGCGGTTTGCACGGCGTGGGTGTTTCCGTTGTTAATGCGCTGTCAGAGTGGCTCGAAGCGTATGTTGCGCGCGACGGCAATTTGTATTACCAAAAATACGAGCGCGGCAATCCGGTGGCCGACGTCAAAATCGTTGGCAAGCGCAAAACCACGGGCACGAAGGTGATTTTTTCGCCGGATCCCGAGATTTTCGGCAAGCGCAAATTTACGTTCGATATTCTCGCGGAACGTGTGCGCGAGCTGGCGTTCTTGAACAAGAACCTTCGCCTGTCGATCAGCGACGAAAACACCGGGAGATCGCATAAGTTTCAGTTCAAGGGCGGTATCTCCGAATTCGTAAAATATATTGATGAAGCGCGCGAGCCGATCATGAACAAGCCGATCTATCTCGAAGGCGAGCGCGAAGGCGTTCCCATCGAAGTCGCGCTGCAATACAACGACGGCTATAACGAGAACATTTTCACCTACGTCAACAACATTCACACCATCGAAGGCGGCACGCACATGGTCGGCTTCAAGGCGGCGTTGACCAAAACGATCAACACCTATGCGACCAAAAACAATCTGCTCAAAGATAAAGATAACTTTCAAATCACCGGCGATGATGTGCGTGAAGGTTTGACCGCCGTGGTCAGTATCAAAGTCACAGAGCCGCAATTCGAAGGGCAAACCAAGACCAAGCTGGGTAATAGCGATATTCGCGGCATCGTCGAATCGTTTTGCAATGAGGGCTTGGCGGCGTTCTTCGAAGAAAATCCCTCGGTGGCGCGCAAGATTGTCGAGAAAGGCAAGCTGGCGGCGCAATCGCGCGAGGCGGCACGCAAGGCGCGCGAGCTGACCCGGCGCAAATCCGCGCTCGACGGCGGCGGCCTGCCCGGCAAACTCGCGGATTGCTCGATTACCGACCCCGAGCATTGTGAAATTTACATTGTCGAAGGCGATTCCGCCGGCGGCTCGGCGAAGCAAGGCCGCGACCGGCGTTTTCAGGCGATTCTGCCGATCAAAGGCAAAATTCTAAACGTCGAAAAAGCGCGCCTCGACAAGATTCTTTCAAATGAAGAAATTCGCACGCTGGTCACAGCGCTGGGCACCGGCATCGGCAGCGACGATTTTGACCCAGAACGGCTGCGCTACGGCCGCGTCATCATCATGACTGACGCCGACGTTGACGGCTCGCACATTCGCACGCTGCTGCTCACGTTTTTCTTCCGCTATATGAAACAACTCATCGAGCAGAGCCGAATCTACATCGCGCAGCCGCCGCTTTACCGCATCTGGAAAGGCAAGGAAGAATTCTATTGCTATGACGACGACGAGAAAGATGCGGCGCTGAAACGCTTCGACAACAAGGATAACGTCAACGTGCAGCGCTACAAGGGCCTCGGTGAAATGAATCCCGAACAATTGTGGAAAACCACCATGGATCCCGAGCAGCGCGCCATGAAGCTGGTCACCATCGAAGAGGCCTATCAGGCCGACGTGCTGTTTTCGACGCTGATGGGCGACAAAGTCGAGCCGCGCCGGAAGTTCATCGAGGAGAATGCGAAGTATGTGAGGAATTTGGATGTGTGAGGGGACTTGTTAATTCGCCGAGGCCAATGCCTGAACTATCCAGGTTTTTATGTTTCATGAAATTTATTCTGTGACGGCTTTTAAAGTGATAGCACCGTATCCGCTTCAAATCTGTTTTAATGACCATAGCGTAAGAAGCATCGATTTTAGACCCATGTTGCGCGGTGAATTATATGGTCCGCTCCGCAGCCTGGAATTTTTTAATCAAGTTCGCCTTGATCGCGAAACCGGCACGCTGGTATGGCCTAACGGCGCTGATTTCGACCCCACGACGCTTCATGATTGGGATAAAGTGGGCGAAGCCATGATCACGATGGCTCGTTCCTGGCCGGAGCCGTTGTTGGATGGCGTCAACGAGGCAAATGAAACGGCAATACATGAAAAAAATAGCATGGCGCTTTAAAGTAGCTGTGTGATACTGATGGCCGGCCCCAATGATGATCAACCCCATCGTTCACATTGAAATTGCCGGGCAAGACGGCGAAAAGCTGGAAGATTTCTATTCCCGGTTGTTTGGTTGGTCGATCGTGCGGCGCATCGTCGGCCCCGGATTTCCCTACGGCCAAATCGATACCATAGCCAAGAGCGCGAGTGTGACCGGCGGCATTCGCCACGAGCCGGAAGGCAAGGCCGAGCTGGTTTTCTATGTCGAAGTCGATGATCTTCCTGCTGCGCTGGCGCAAGCGCAGGAACTGGGCGCGACGGTGCGCATTCCAATCATAACCACGCCGGATTTGACCTTTGCGATGATCACCGATCCCGAAGGCAATCCAGTGGGGATGATTCAAAAGAAGGAATAGATTGACGAAATGAATACCAATCCCTTGTCCTCTCTCAAAGTCGATCGCACTGCCCTCGCCGTTGCCTCATTGACCGAAGAGTCTGATGAAAAGTCCTACTGGCGCTCACGCACGCCGGCCGAGCGCCTGCAACACCTTGAGCTTTTACGCCGGATAAATTATGGAACTGCGGCTACCGCTCGACTTCAAAGAGTTCTTGAGTTTGCTCAACGCGAAAAAAGTTGAACTTACTGAAACAGCTTTCCACGGGTCTACGCACAAACTAATCTTTCCTAACAGTTATGGTTTCGGTGCAGAGAATACTTTACATGTGATTGTATTGAAGGACCTAATAGAAGAATTTAAGAAAGCAGCGTAGGGCAAGAATATTTGATTTTGTTCAACGCTACCAATTTGGAAAACTCATAACCATCACCTACCGAAACATCTATGGACATCAAACGCGA containing:
- the gyrB gene encoding DNA topoisomerase (ATP-hydrolyzing) subunit B; the protein is MKKAEVLEYQDEKQEKGNGAPQDLEALAKASGEKYTSDAITVLKGLEAVRMRPAMYIGDTSVKGLHHLVYEVIDNSVDEALAGYCDTIDVTMNKDGSVTVEDNGRGIPVDTHKDMKKSALEVVMTVLHAGGKFDKKSYKVSGGLHGVGVSVVNALSEWLEAYVARDGNLYYQKYERGNPVADVKIVGKRKTTGTKVIFSPDPEIFGKRKFTFDILAERVRELAFLNKNLRLSISDENTGRSHKFQFKGGISEFVKYIDEAREPIMNKPIYLEGEREGVPIEVALQYNDGYNENIFTYVNNIHTIEGGTHMVGFKAALTKTINTYATKNNLLKDKDNFQITGDDVREGLTAVVSIKVTEPQFEGQTKTKLGNSDIRGIVESFCNEGLAAFFEENPSVARKIVEKGKLAAQSREAARKARELTRRKSALDGGGLPGKLADCSITDPEHCEIYIVEGDSAGGSAKQGRDRRFQAILPIKGKILNVEKARLDKILSNEEIRTLVTALGTGIGSDDFDPERLRYGRVIIMTDADVDGSHIRTLLLTFFFRYMKQLIEQSRIYIAQPPLYRIWKGKEEFYCYDDDEKDAALKRFDNKDNVNVQRYKGLGEMNPEQLWKTTMDPEQRAMKLVTIEEAYQADVLFSTLMGDKVEPRRKFIEENAKYVRNLDV
- a CDS encoding DUF2442 domain-containing protein, with product MFHEIYSVTAFKVIAPYPLQICFNDHSVRSIDFRPMLRGELYGPLRSLEFFNQVRLDRETGTLVWPNGADFDPTTLHDWDKVGEAMITMARSWPEPLLDGVNEANETAIHEKNSMAL
- a CDS encoding glyoxalase; protein product: MMINPIVHIEIAGQDGEKLEDFYSRLFGWSIVRRIVGPGFPYGQIDTIAKSASVTGGIRHEPEGKAELVFYVEVDDLPAALAQAQELGATVRIPIITTPDLTFAMITDPEGNPVGMIQKKE